From a single Micrococcales bacterium genomic region:
- the narH gene encoding nitrate reductase subunit beta, whose translation MRVMAQMGMVMNLDKCIGCHTCSVTCKQAWTNRAGIEYVWFNNVETRPGQGYPRTYEDQEKWKGGWVRTKRGKLRLRAGGRLHRLSMIFSNPNLPTLSDYYEPWTYEYDTLISAPLGEHTPVARPKSLITGQPMKIEWSANWDDDLAGGPELAPADPVLQKIKKDVGDRVKLEFEQAFMFYLPRICEHCLNPACVASCPSGAMYKRSEDGIVLVDQDACRGWRMCVTGCPYKKVYFNHRTGKAEKCTLCYPRIEVGLPTVCSETCVGRLRYLGLFLYDADRVTEAAATENEQDLYEAQLDLLLDPNDPRVIEQALRDGIPADWLDAAKRSPVYALAKKYRVALPLHPEYRTMPMVWYIPPLSPVVDALRETGNDAEDAGNLFGALNALRIPIEYLAELFTAGDVVPVKKSLGVLAAMRAFMRDNNLGNPTDASIPASVGLSEEEMFTLYRLLAIAKYEDRYVIPEAHTETAKNLDELACSLDYEGGSGMYEQGPFGEASGRPVPVAVETFHALAQRQQSETIVPSEQREARVNLLNWDGVGVPLGMPSMPPKKQEGEK comes from the coding sequence ATGAGAGTCATGGCCCAGATGGGCATGGTGATGAACCTGGACAAGTGCATCGGGTGCCACACCTGCTCGGTGACCTGCAAGCAGGCGTGGACCAACCGCGCCGGCATCGAGTACGTGTGGTTCAACAACGTCGAGACCCGGCCCGGCCAGGGGTACCCGCGCACGTACGAGGACCAGGAGAAGTGGAAGGGCGGCTGGGTCCGCACCAAGCGCGGGAAGTTGCGGTTGCGCGCAGGCGGGCGGCTGCACCGGTTGTCGATGATCTTCAGCAACCCCAACCTGCCGACGCTCTCGGACTACTACGAGCCGTGGACCTACGAGTACGACACGCTGATCTCGGCACCGCTGGGCGAGCACACGCCGGTCGCGCGGCCGAAGTCGCTGATCACCGGTCAGCCGATGAAGATCGAGTGGTCGGCGAACTGGGACGACGACCTCGCCGGCGGGCCGGAACTCGCACCCGCCGACCCGGTTCTTCAGAAGATCAAGAAGGACGTCGGCGACCGGGTGAAACTCGAGTTCGAGCAGGCATTCATGTTCTACCTGCCGCGGATCTGCGAGCACTGCCTCAACCCGGCGTGTGTGGCCAGTTGCCCGTCCGGGGCGATGTACAAGCGCAGCGAGGACGGCATCGTGCTGGTCGACCAGGACGCGTGCCGCGGCTGGCGCATGTGCGTCACCGGCTGCCCGTACAAGAAGGTCTACTTCAACCACCGGACCGGCAAGGCCGAGAAGTGCACGTTGTGCTACCCGCGCATCGAGGTCGGCCTGCCCACCGTGTGCTCGGAGACCTGCGTGGGCCGGCTGCGCTACCTCGGCCTGTTCCTCTACGACGCGGACCGGGTGACCGAGGCCGCGGCCACTGAGAACGAGCAGGACCTCTACGAAGCCCAACTGGACCTGTTGCTCGACCCTAACGACCCGCGGGTCATCGAGCAGGCCCTCCGCGACGGCATCCCGGCGGACTGGCTGGACGCCGCCAAGCGGTCACCGGTGTACGCGCTGGCCAAGAAGTACCGGGTCGCGCTGCCGCTGCATCCGGAGTACCGCACGATGCCGATGGTCTGGTACATCCCGCCGCTGTCGCCGGTGGTGGACGCCCTGCGCGAGACCGGCAACGACGCCGAGGACGCCGGCAACCTGTTTGGGGCGCTCAACGCCCTGCGGATCCCGATCGAGTACCTCGCGGAGTTGTTCACCGCCGGGGATGTCGTCCCGGTGAAGAAGAGTCTGGGGGTGCTGGCGGCGATGCGCGCGTTCATGCGCGACAACAACCTGGGCAATCCGACCGACGCGTCGATCCCCGCGTCAGTGGGCCTGAGCGAGGAGGAGATGTTCACCCTGTACCGCCTGCTCGCGATCGCCAAGTACGAGGACCGCTATGTGATCCCGGAGGCACACACCGAGACGGCGAAGAACCTCGACGAACTGGCCTGTTCCTTGGACTACGAGGGCGGCTCGGGGATGTACGAGCAGGGGCCGTTCGGGGAGGCCTCCGGCCGGCCGGTACCGGTCGCCGTGGAGACCTTCCACGCCCTGGCCCAGCGCCAGCAGTCGGAGACCATCGTGCCCTCCGAGCAGCGCGAGGCACGGGTCAATCTCCTGAACTGGGACGGCGTCGGGGTGCCGCTGGGCATGCCGTCCATGCCGCCGAAGAAGCAGGAAGGGGAGAAGTGA
- a CDS encoding molybdopterin-dependent oxidoreductase — protein sequence MAHRLRRSRALHARLAGGDHRRAGGEAERIGREFAQNAEDSGGRSMIILGAGTNHWFHSDTIYRTFLAMITLTGCQGVNGGGWAHYVGQEKARPITGWANLAFALDWQRPARQMIGTAFWYVNTDQWRYDNLGADLLATPLGEGPVRGRSDDRHAGPVGALGWMPSFPDFDRNPLDLADEAEAAGGRRGVHQAAVAVRRPEVRDRGPRCARELASRAHDLAGQPVGLVE from the coding sequence GTGGCCCACCGGCTACGACGATCCCGAGCCCTACACGCCCGCCTGGCAGGAGGAGATCACCGGCGTGCCGGCGGCGAGGCCGAGCGCATCGGCCGGGAGTTCGCGCAGAACGCCGAGGACTCCGGCGGTCGCTCCATGATCATCCTCGGCGCCGGCACCAACCACTGGTTCCACTCCGACACGATCTACCGCACGTTCCTGGCCATGATCACGTTGACCGGCTGTCAGGGCGTCAACGGCGGCGGCTGGGCGCACTACGTCGGCCAGGAGAAGGCGCGGCCGATCACCGGCTGGGCGAACCTGGCCTTCGCCCTGGACTGGCAGCGCCCTGCGCGCCAGATGATCGGCACCGCGTTCTGGTACGTCAACACCGACCAGTGGCGCTACGACAACCTCGGCGCTGACCTGCTGGCCACCCCGCTGGGCGAGGGGCCGGTTCGAGGGCGCAGCGATGATCGACACGCTGGCCCAGTCGGCGCGCTGGGCTGGATGCCGTCCTTCCCCGACTTCGACCGCAACCCGCTCGACCTGGCCGACGAGGCCGAGGCCGCGGGAGGACGCCGCGGAGTACATCAAGCAGCAGTTGCTGTCCGGCGACCTGAGGTTCGCGATCGAGGACCCCGATGCGCCAGAGAACTGGCCTCGCGTGCTCACGATCTGGCGGGCCAACCTGTTGGGCTCGTCGAGTAA
- a CDS encoding NarK/NasA family nitrate transporter, whose product MFAVWLMFGVLGIPIRKEFGLTDVQLSWITAVAVLNGAIWRLPAGILADRRGGRLVMTVMLAATAIPAYLVSTADNYVQLLIYAFLVGLAGNSFSVGIAWTSAWWPQHLQGFALGVFGAGNVGASVTKFIGPALIAAVPAAGFLGFIPGGWRFVPFLYMVLLLIMAAVTWFVSPRHDIVPGQGRSLASMLQPLKQMRVWRFSLYYVVVFGAYVALAAWLPKYYVDVYDQSLSHAALLTALFIFPASLLRPVGGWISDRVGARRVMYITFGIMLVTTGILMMPYGYIVVERQDGTTSEILPWTVGVWMFTLLVFITGCAMGIGKAAVYKHIPEYFPHDVGAVGGLVGSIGALGGFFLPPMFAYATAWSGAPQATFGVLFVVTLAATLWMHFTVVKMLHQASPELTNKFEHDHSPEIPADEMTGVTR is encoded by the coding sequence ATGTTCGCGGTGTGGCTCATGTTCGGTGTCCTGGGCATCCCGATCCGCAAGGAGTTCGGCCTCACCGACGTCCAGCTGTCCTGGATCACCGCCGTCGCCGTGCTCAACGGCGCCATCTGGCGGCTCCCCGCCGGCATCCTCGCCGACCGCCGCGGCGGCCGACTGGTGATGACCGTGATGCTGGCCGCCACCGCGATCCCCGCCTACCTGGTGTCCACGGCGGACAACTACGTCCAACTGCTCATCTACGCGTTCCTCGTCGGCCTGGCCGGCAACTCCTTCAGCGTCGGCATCGCCTGGACCAGCGCGTGGTGGCCCCAGCACCTGCAGGGCTTCGCGCTCGGCGTGTTCGGTGCGGGCAACGTCGGGGCATCCGTCACCAAGTTCATCGGGCCCGCCCTTATCGCGGCGGTCCCGGCAGCGGGCTTCCTCGGCTTCATCCCCGGCGGCTGGCGCTTCGTGCCCTTCCTCTACATGGTGCTGCTGCTGATCATGGCCGCGGTGACATGGTTCGTGTCCCCCCGCCACGACATCGTCCCCGGGCAGGGCAGGTCGCTGGCATCGATGCTGCAGCCGCTCAAGCAGATGCGGGTCTGGCGCTTCAGCCTCTACTACGTGGTGGTCTTCGGCGCCTACGTGGCACTGGCGGCCTGGCTGCCCAAGTACTACGTCGACGTCTACGACCAGAGCCTCAGCCACGCGGCGTTGCTCACCGCGCTGTTCATCTTCCCGGCCTCCTTGCTGCGACCGGTGGGTGGCTGGATCTCCGACCGCGTCGGCGCCCGGCGGGTCATGTACATCACGTTCGGGATCATGCTGGTCACCACCGGGATCCTGATGATGCCCTACGGGTACATCGTCGTCGAGCGCCAGGACGGCACCACCAGCGAGATCCTGCCGTGGACGGTCGGGGTGTGGATGTTCACCCTGCTGGTATTCATCACCGGCTGTGCGATGGGGATCGGAAAGGCCGCGGTCTACAAGCACATCCCCGAGTACTTCCCGCACGACGTGGGTGCGGTCGGCGGCCTGGTCGGCTCGATCGGCGCCCTCGGCGGCTTCTTCCTCCCCCCGATGTTCGCCTACGCGACCGCGTGGAGCGGTGCCCCGCAGGCCACGTTCGGCGTGTTGTTCGTCGTGACCCTCGCCGCGACGCTGTGGATGCACTTCACCGTGGTCAAGATGCTGCACCAGGCCAGTCCGGAATTGACGAACAAGTTCGAACACGATCACAGCCCGGAGATCCCGGCTGACGAGATGACAGGAGTCACGCGATGA
- a CDS encoding NarK/NasA family nitrate transporter, giving the protein MSSAAASAPARKGGDWLESWNPEDAQTWDSGRAWKTLWITTFNLTLAFITWFLVSAIAPQLNFIGFDLSTSQLYWLVAMPGLAGGLLRLVWMFLPPILGTRRLVWLSSLLLIIPLAGWAMAVQNSNTSYTVLLVLAFLAGIGGGVFSGFMPSTSYFFPKAKQGTALGIQAGIGNFGVSIVQFVTPWIIGFALIGGSQAFVNEDKGINKEVWYQNAGYIWIPFVIVGVVLAFTMLKSVPVQARGVKDQLDIFGNKHTWLMTWLYVLTFGTFSGMAAQFALLMKNFYGTPFGADGITAVSYAFLGALVGSAARVLAGPVADRAGGAKVTLVAVIGIAFSALYTSFQLSPSNVDEFPKFLWGMLAIFFFAGVGNASTFKQMPMIFEPRQAGGVIGWTAAIAAFGPFVFGVMFATGNAQMLYWLGFVTCLIGAGLTWYYYARPGAEKPS; this is encoded by the coding sequence ATGAGTTCAGCAGCCGCCAGTGCACCGGCACGCAAAGGGGGTGACTGGCTCGAGAGCTGGAACCCCGAGGACGCCCAGACGTGGGACTCAGGGCGGGCCTGGAAGACCCTCTGGATCACCACCTTCAACCTCACCCTGGCGTTCATCACCTGGTTCCTGGTCTCCGCCATCGCCCCGCAGCTGAACTTCATCGGCTTCGACCTGTCCACCAGCCAGCTCTATTGGCTGGTCGCCATGCCGGGTCTGGCCGGTGGTCTGCTGCGGTTGGTGTGGATGTTCCTGCCACCCATCCTCGGCACCCGCAGACTCGTGTGGCTGAGCAGCCTGCTGCTGATCATCCCGCTGGCCGGGTGGGCCATGGCTGTGCAGAATTCGAACACCTCGTACACCGTCCTGCTCGTCCTGGCCTTCCTGGCCGGTATCGGCGGCGGCGTGTTCAGCGGCTTCATGCCGAGCACCTCGTACTTCTTCCCGAAAGCCAAGCAGGGCACGGCCCTGGGCATCCAGGCCGGGATCGGCAACTTCGGCGTGAGCATCGTGCAGTTCGTGACCCCGTGGATCATCGGGTTCGCCCTGATCGGCGGCTCGCAGGCTTTCGTCAACGAGGACAAGGGCATCAACAAGGAGGTCTGGTACCAGAACGCCGGCTACATCTGGATCCCGTTCGTCATCGTGGGCGTCGTCCTCGCCTTCACCATGCTGAAGTCGGTCCCGGTCCAGGCCCGCGGTGTGAAGGACCAGCTGGACATCTTCGGCAACAAGCACACGTGGCTGATGACGTGGCTGTATGTCCTCACCTTCGGCACGTTCTCCGGCATGGCCGCCCAGTTCGCCCTGCTGATGAAGAACTTCTATGGCACCCCGTTCGGCGCAGACGGCATCACTGCGGTGTCGTACGCCTTCCTCGGCGCGCTCGTCGGCTCTGCGGCGCGCGTGCTGGCCGGACCCGTCGCCGACCGTGCCGGGGGCGCGAAGGTGACTCTGGTCGCGGTGATCGGCATCGCGTTCTCCGCGCTGTACACCTCGTTCCAGTTGTCTCCGAGCAACGTGGACGAGTTCCCGAAGTTCCTCTGGGGGATGCTGGCGATCTTCTTCTTCGCCGGGGTCGGCAACGCCAGTACCTTCAAGCAGATGCCGATGATCTTCGAACCCCGGCAGGCGGGCGGGGTCATCGGTTGGACCGCGGCGATCGCCGCCTTCGGCCCGTTCGTGTTCGGCGTCATGTTCGCCACCGGCAACGCCCAGATGCTGTACTGGCTGGGTTTCGTGACGTGTCTGATCGGCGCCGGGCTCACCTGGTACTACTACGCACGACCGGGCGCGGAGAAGCCGTCCTGA
- a CDS encoding molybdopterin molybdotransferase MoeA — protein sequence MREPDWDTARALLADAVLLPGETLAPATADGRTLAGPVEALTDLPAADTSAMDGWAVCGPGPWTVVGTVLAGAAPPMVLTSGEAVVIATGAAVPDGTTAVLRTEHATVTGGRVDGPARSSDLRPRGEECRAGEVLAAAGAVVDPALIGLACAAGLDELLVRRTPRVALLLFGDELVDAGVAGPGRVRDALGPQLPGWIRRLGARVVSVARAEDTLAAHIAAIRDADADIVMTTGGTAAGPVDHLHAAVADLGGQWVVDSVAVRPGHPMAAARIAGRWLVALPGNPQSAVVSLLTLGAPLIAAMLGRWSPDLPVVTLAAAATAPAGEHRLLACRLDAGTAHSVTHLGSAMLRGLAAADGFAVLPPGGAATGTQVRWLALP from the coding sequence ATGCGTGAGCCCGACTGGGACACCGCCCGCGCTCTGCTGGCCGATGCGGTCCTCCTACCGGGCGAGACGCTGGCGCCGGCCACAGCCGACGGCCGCACGCTGGCGGGCCCGGTTGAGGCTCTGACCGACCTCCCGGCCGCCGACACCTCGGCGATGGATGGCTGGGCGGTCTGTGGCCCGGGTCCCTGGACGGTCGTCGGGACGGTGCTGGCGGGAGCTGCCCCACCGATGGTCTTGACGTCGGGTGAGGCGGTGGTGATCGCCACGGGGGCGGCGGTTCCCGACGGCACGACTGCGGTGCTGCGCACCGAACACGCGACAGTGACAGGCGGCAGGGTGGACGGCCCGGCGCGGTCGTCGGACCTGCGGCCACGCGGCGAGGAGTGCCGAGCCGGTGAGGTGCTGGCGGCAGCGGGCGCAGTGGTGGACCCCGCACTGATCGGGCTGGCCTGCGCGGCGGGCCTGGACGAACTGCTCGTGCGGCGGACGCCCCGCGTGGCGCTGCTGTTGTTCGGCGACGAACTGGTGGACGCCGGCGTGGCCGGACCGGGGCGGGTGCGCGACGCACTGGGTCCGCAGTTGCCCGGCTGGATCCGGCGGTTGGGGGCGCGGGTCGTGTCCGTGGCGCGTGCCGAGGACACCCTGGCCGCCCACATCGCGGCGATCCGCGATGCCGATGCCGACATCGTCATGACCACCGGCGGGACGGCGGCGGGCCCCGTCGACCACCTGCACGCGGCCGTCGCAGACCTCGGCGGGCAGTGGGTCGTGGACAGTGTCGCGGTGCGCCCCGGCCACCCCATGGCCGCAGCCCGGATCGCCGGTCGCTGGCTGGTGGCCCTGCCGGGGAACCCGCAGAGCGCGGTGGTGTCGCTGCTCACGCTGGGCGCCCCTTTGATCGCGGCGATGCTCGGCCGCTGGTCACCGGACCTGCCGGTGGTCACGTTGGCAGCCGCCGCGACCGCGCCGGCGGGGGAGCACCGCTTGCTCGCCTGCCGTCTGGACGCCGGCACCGCACATTCGGTGACGCACCTGGGCTCGGCGATGCTGCGGGGCCTGGCTGCTGCTGACGGGTTCGCAGTGTTGCCGCCGGGCGGGGCCGCCACCGGCACGCAGGTGCGGTGGCTGGCCCTGCCCTGA
- a CDS encoding NTP transferase domain-containing protein: MTDWTAIVLTGGASRRLGRDKATTPVAGRRMIDRILAGLPPEVPVVVVGPDPHVRRPITLTREDPPGGGPAAGIAAGIAVTSTPFVAVLATDMPFAVPALLQLPLPAGDALVPRTEGHAQPLCAWYRTPALRRAAPTAGMSMREVLARLAVEYVDVAADALVDIDTAQDLHAAQQRLIMDDMDTWVEAVKRELGITADVDVAVVLDVAKEAAHAVQRPAAPVTTYLMGLAVANGADPRETAVRIAGLAQSWSSDA, from the coding sequence GTGACCGACTGGACGGCAATCGTGCTGACCGGGGGGGCCAGCCGACGGCTGGGACGGGACAAGGCGACCACCCCGGTGGCGGGCCGGAGGATGATCGATCGCATCCTGGCCGGGTTGCCGCCGGAGGTCCCGGTGGTGGTGGTCGGACCCGATCCCCACGTCCGACGGCCGATCACGCTCACCCGGGAGGATCCACCGGGAGGCGGACCGGCTGCAGGCATCGCCGCGGGGATCGCGGTGACCAGCACGCCGTTCGTGGCGGTACTCGCCACTGACATGCCGTTCGCCGTGCCCGCGCTGCTGCAACTGCCCCTGCCCGCCGGCGATGCACTCGTGCCGCGCACCGAAGGCCACGCCCAGCCGCTGTGCGCGTGGTACCGCACGCCTGCCTTGCGCCGGGCGGCGCCAACCGCCGGGATGAGCATGCGCGAGGTTCTGGCGCGACTGGCCGTCGAGTACGTCGACGTGGCCGCCGATGCCCTCGTCGACATCGATACCGCGCAGGACCTCCACGCGGCCCAGCAACGGCTGATAATGGACGACATGGACACATGGGTGGAAGCCGTCAAGCGCGAACTGGGCATCACAGCCGACGTCGACGTCGCCGTCGTTCTGGACGTCGCCAAGGAGGCCGCACATGCGGTGCAGCGCCCGGCGGCCCCCGTGACGACCTACCTCATGGGTCTTGCCGTGGCCAACGGCGCCGACCCCCGCGAGACGGCGGTGCGGATCGCCGGACTCGCGCAATCGTGGTCCTCCGATGCGTGA
- the moaC gene encoding cyclic pyranopterin monophosphate synthase MoaC has protein sequence MAEGLSHIDARGHARMVDVAGKDVTVRTALARGRVRTSAAPAIAEGTVAKGDVLATARIAGIMAAKRTPDLIPMCHPIAVHGVTVDLEVGDDSVAVTAQVRTADRTGVEMEALTAVTVACLTIIDMTKALDPAATIEAVQVVRKTGGASGDWQR, from the coding sequence ATGGCCGAGGGCTTGAGCCACATCGATGCACGGGGTCACGCGCGCATGGTGGACGTGGCGGGCAAGGACGTGACCGTGCGTACCGCGCTGGCCCGCGGCCGGGTCCGGACGTCCGCGGCGCCGGCGATCGCGGAGGGGACCGTCGCCAAAGGTGATGTCCTGGCCACCGCCCGCATCGCCGGGATCATGGCCGCCAAACGCACGCCTGATCTCATTCCCATGTGCCATCCCATCGCCGTGCACGGTGTGACGGTGGACCTCGAGGTGGGCGATGACAGCGTGGCGGTGACCGCCCAGGTCCGTACCGCGGACCGGACCGGCGTGGAGATGGAGGCGCTCACGGCCGTGACGGTCGCCTGCCTGACGATCATCGACATGACGAAGGCCCTCGACCCGGCGGCGACCATCGAGGCCGTGCAGGTCGTGCGCAAGACCGGCGGTGCCAGCGGGGACTGGCAGCGATGA
- a CDS encoding molybdenum cofactor biosynthesis protein MoaE: MRAAVIVCSDSVAAGTTEDTTGPVLVGGLREIGCDTTVVVVPDEVDRITTAIRAADAEVVVCTGGTGLGPRDVTPDAVRAVIDRELPGFGEAFRARGRAVTPLADLSRAVAGSMGQTLVVAVPGSRSAVADALAVLGPLLDHAHHVMGGAHHRGLVREAPITTAEVEAKVRRDDAGAVVVFEGRVRDHDHERSVASLRYEGHPEADLILQEVVSQARGLPGVLEAAALHRVGGLAIGELAFVAAVSAAHRGEAFAACAWLVDAVKDQLPVWKLQRFTDGSEEWVNCA, encoded by the coding sequence ATGAGGGCCGCCGTGATCGTCTGCTCCGACTCGGTCGCCGCCGGCACCACCGAGGACACCACCGGGCCGGTGCTCGTCGGCGGGCTGCGGGAGATCGGCTGCGACACCACGGTGGTCGTCGTGCCCGACGAGGTCGACCGGATCACCACCGCCATCCGCGCGGCTGACGCCGAGGTCGTGGTGTGCACCGGAGGGACCGGGCTGGGCCCGCGCGACGTCACACCGGACGCCGTGCGCGCGGTGATCGACCGGGAGTTGCCCGGATTCGGGGAGGCTTTCCGGGCCCGTGGCCGCGCCGTCACCCCGCTGGCCGACCTGTCGCGCGCGGTCGCCGGCAGCATGGGCCAGACCCTCGTGGTGGCGGTGCCGGGCAGTCGCTCGGCGGTCGCCGACGCCCTGGCTGTGCTCGGGCCACTGCTGGACCACGCCCACCACGTGATGGGAGGCGCCCACCACCGCGGGCTGGTGCGCGAGGCACCCATCACGACGGCCGAGGTGGAGGCGAAGGTGCGCCGTGACGACGCCGGAGCGGTGGTCGTGTTCGAGGGCCGCGTCCGCGACCATGACCACGAGCGGTCGGTGGCGTCACTGCGGTACGAGGGTCACCCGGAGGCCGACCTCATTCTGCAGGAGGTCGTGTCGCAGGCACGGGGACTGCCCGGAGTTCTGGAGGCGGCGGCTCTGCACCGCGTCGGCGGGCTGGCGATCGGTGAGCTGGCGTTCGTGGCCGCAGTCAGCGCCGCGCACCGCGGGGAAGCGTTCGCCGCGTGTGCGTGGTTGGTGGATGCGGTCAAGGACCAGTTGCCGGTCTGGAAGTTGCAGCGCTTCACCGACGGTTCTGAGGAGTGGGTCAATTGCGCCTGA
- the moaA gene encoding GTP 3',8-cyclase MoaA — translation MGQLRLIDGFGRVHSDLRVSLTDRCSLRCTYCMPAEGLPWLPGEQMLSTSELLRLVTVAVDCGVRSVRLTGGEPLLRLDVPAVVASIAGLGVEVSMTTNGLRLPQLAAPLRDAGLQRVNISLDTLDRETFRRMTHRDRLVDTLSGIRAAQVAGLEPVKVNTVLLRGINDREAPDLLRWAIGEGVHLRFIEQMPLDPQHGWRREEMVTAEEILASLADAGFALTPIPDPGPAPARRWDVNGGLATVGVVASVTRPFCGTCNRLRLTADGQWRNCLFAHSETDLRGPLRSGADDAELARLMAAGVASKRAGHGIDDPVFLQPPRPMSAIGG, via the coding sequence GTGGGTCAATTGCGCCTGATCGACGGTTTCGGACGTGTTCACAGCGATCTTCGGGTGTCGCTGACAGACCGGTGCTCCCTGCGGTGCACGTACTGCATGCCCGCCGAGGGTCTGCCCTGGCTGCCCGGCGAGCAGATGCTGTCCACCTCGGAATTGCTGCGACTGGTGACGGTCGCCGTCGACTGTGGCGTGCGCAGCGTGCGGCTGACCGGGGGCGAGCCGCTGTTGCGCCTCGACGTGCCGGCCGTCGTCGCAAGCATCGCGGGCCTCGGAGTCGAGGTCAGCATGACGACCAACGGCCTGCGCCTGCCGCAACTGGCCGCGCCGCTGCGGGACGCCGGCTTGCAGCGCGTCAACATCAGCCTCGACACCCTCGATCGGGAGACGTTCCGGCGCATGACGCACCGGGACAGGCTCGTCGACACCCTCAGCGGGATCCGGGCCGCGCAGGTGGCCGGACTTGAACCGGTGAAGGTGAACACGGTGCTGCTGCGTGGGATCAACGATCGCGAGGCGCCGGATCTGCTGCGCTGGGCGATCGGCGAGGGGGTGCACCTGCGTTTCATCGAGCAGATGCCGCTGGACCCGCAGCACGGCTGGCGCCGCGAGGAGATGGTCACCGCCGAGGAGATCCTCGCCTCGCTGGCCGACGCCGGCTTTGCGCTCACACCGATCCCCGATCCGGGGCCGGCCCCCGCCCGCCGGTGGGACGTCAACGGCGGTCTGGCCACCGTCGGCGTGGTCGCATCGGTGACCAGGCCGTTCTGCGGTACCTGCAACCGGCTGCGGCTCACCGCCGACGGCCAGTGGCGCAACTGCTTGTTCGCCCACTCCGAGACCGACCTGCGGGGGCCGTTGCGCTCCGGTGCCGACGACGCCGAACTGGCGCGCCTCATGGCCGCCGGGGTGGCCTCGAAGCGCGCTGGGCACGGCATCGACGACCCCGTGTTCCTCCAGCCCCCACGGCCCATGTCCGCGATCGGAGGCTGA
- a CDS encoding Ig-like domain repeat protein, with amino-acid sequence MVKAGSGALVADVVARPPGAPETIVGDVKIVDLPAVPNAKTWQVTPPWQNAGTPGVPAPIDGKQFAQPLLDALPASLKGWFWATGTSGANPYKAPAAVSVAFDSVPTSTGPAVTIEGAENLTADQQATITVKGTGFDPAKKGGPVQGLYVVFGPDAATVGYGMNAATTFGAAQYLPTAPNADGEFETTLTIKGRYTGEDGKSWDGTTQTLGVSTWAAHSHAITDYDTFTAITFRRAPAPAKVTFSLKKDTVKAGKRAVAVVRAPGVKGKVAVKKGSRTLATKRLSKGKAVVRLPRLKVGKHTLRAVFPGTAQTARSVSKRVVLRVR; translated from the coding sequence GTGGTGAAGGCCGGGTCCGGGGCGCTGGTCGCCGATGTCGTCGCGCGGCCCCCGGGCGCACCGGAGACCATCGTCGGCGACGTGAAGATCGTCGACCTGCCCGCGGTTCCGAACGCAAAGACCTGGCAGGTGACCCCGCCGTGGCAGAACGCCGGGACCCCGGGCGTGCCAGCGCCGATCGACGGCAAGCAGTTCGCGCAGCCGTTGCTCGACGCCCTGCCGGCCAGCCTCAAGGGCTGGTTCTGGGCCACCGGCACGAGCGGCGCCAACCCCTACAAGGCGCCGGCCGCGGTGTCCGTGGCTTTCGACTCCGTGCCGACCAGCACCGGTCCCGCGGTGACCATCGAGGGCGCCGAGAACCTCACGGCCGACCAGCAGGCGACCATCACTGTCAAAGGCACAGGCTTCGACCCGGCCAAGAAGGGCGGCCCGGTTCAGGGGCTGTACGTGGTCTTCGGCCCGGATGCGGCCACCGTGGGCTACGGGATGAACGCGGCGACGACCTTCGGGGCCGCGCAGTACCTGCCCACCGCGCCGAACGCCGATGGGGAGTTCGAGACCACCCTGACCATCAAGGGCCGGTACACCGGCGAGGACGGCAAGAGCTGGGACGGCACCACGCAGACGCTCGGTGTCAGCACCTGGGCAGCACACTCCCACGCCATCACGGATTACGACACCTTCACTGCGATCACGTTCCGGAGGGCGCCGGCCCCAGCGAAGGTCACGTTCTCGCTGAAGAAGGACACGGTCAAGGCCGGCAAGCGCGCAGTGGCCGTCGTCCGGGCGCCCGGTGTCAAGGGCAAGGTCGCGGTGAAGAAGGGTTCCCGCACGCTGGCGACCAAACGACTGAGCAAGGGCAAGGCAGTGGTGAGACTGCCGCGGCTGAAGGTCGGCAAGCACACCCTGCGCGCCGTCTTCCCGGGCACCGCGCAGACCGCTCGCTCAGTGTCCAAGCGCGTCGTTCTGCGGGTGCGCTGA
- a CDS encoding DUF2470 domain-containing protein → MNDDHRADLLVMVAEQAPTATQAEVTGVDEAALYVRVVEAPGAAREVALAWPGPLTQRTDIRKYVVEMHEQAQGEK, encoded by the coding sequence ATGAACGACGACCACCGTGCGGACCTGCTCGTGATGGTCGCCGAACAGGCCCCCACGGCCACGCAGGCGGAGGTGACCGGGGTGGACGAGGCGGCACTGTACGTCCGGGTCGTGGAGGCACCGGGTGCCGCCCGTGAGGTCGCGCTGGCCTGGCCCGGACCGCTGACCCAGCGGACCGACATCCGCAAGTACGTCGTTGAGATGCACGAACAAGCACAAGGAGAGAAGTGA